In Streptomyces sp. Li-HN-5-11, the sequence CGATCGTCTTGCCCGTCGCGATCGCGTTGAGCACGTGGTAAAGGGCGAAGAAGAACGGAGACTGCGCCAGGATGGGAAGGCACGAGGAGAGCGGATTGGTACCCGACTCCTTGTACAGCTTCATCATCTCTTCGGACTGACGCTGCTTGTCGCTCTTGTAGCGCTCCTGGATCTTCTTCATCTCCGGCTGGAGCGTCTGCATCGCGCGCGTCGCCTTGATCTGCTTCACGAACAGCGGGATCAGGCAGATACGGATCAGGATCACCAGGGACACGATGGACAGGCCCCAGGCCCACCCGGTGTCAGCGCCGAAGAGCGCGCCGAACACCTTGTGGAACTGGACGATGACCCAGGAAACAGGTGTTGTGATGAAGCTGAAGAGGCTGGCAATCGTGTCCACTAATCATGCTCCTTGGGCATGGGACGAGGTCTCTGCGGCCGGGCTCGAAGGGAGGTTCCCGTCGGTGGCCGGTTCGGCGGCGGAGGGCCCGCCCTTGCGTGCGCGCCAGGCGCCACGCAGCGTTTCGTGCCACCGCGGACGCTTGCGCGGCGGGACATGGTCCACACCACCCAGCGACCACGGATTGCACCGCAGGATGCGCCAGGCGGTGAGCGCCGTTCCCTTGACCGCACCGTGCCGGTCGATGGCCGTGTAGCCGTAGTGGGAACACGACGGGTAGTACTTGCACACCGGCCCGAGCAACGGGCTGATGGTCCACTGGTACAGCTTGATCAAAGCCAGCAGCGGGTACTTCATCGCGCGCCCCCTCCCAGCAGTCGTTGAAGGGCGGCATCCAGGTCTCGGGCCAGTTGTGCGTGATCGGCGTCACCCGCTCCGGGCAGCGCTCGTACGACTACCAGGCTACCGGGGGGCAGAAGGGCGATCCGGTCACGCATCAGATGGCGAAGCCTGCGCTTCACCGTGTTGCGCACGACCGCGCCACCCACTGCCTTGCTCACGACGAAACCCGCACGCGTCGGGGGAGCGCTCTCCCCAGGCGCGTGCGGGTCTGTGGCACCGCTACGTAGGTGAACGACGAGGAGTGGGCGTCCGGCCCGGCGTCCTCGTCGTACCGCGGTCGCGAAGTCCTCGCGCCGCCTCAGCCGGTTCTCGGTGGGCAGCACGACGTCATGACCTGACCGGGATCAGGCGGACAGACGGGCGCGACCCTTGCTGCGGCGGGACGCGAGAATCGCGCGGCCGGCACGGGTCCGCATACGCAGCCGGAAGCCGTGGGTCTTCGCGCGACGACGGTTGTTCGGCTGGAAGGTGCGCTTGCTCACTCGGGGGCTCCAGAAATCAAATCGGTGGTTGCGGGTGCCGTCCTGGCTGTCACCGTGCGCCCACGAGTAGCTCGCAGTAACGCCCGAGTGCACCGCTTCCCGATCACCACACGCGATCTGTGCCCTTCGGAGGCAGGCGGCAGCAGCCATCGACAACTCGACCTGGTTACGGTACGCGGGGCTGCGCCATCCGGTCAAACCAGCGCCCCCGCCGAGACAC encodes:
- the yidD gene encoding membrane protein insertion efficiency factor YidD, producing MKYPLLALIKLYQWTISPLLGPVCKYYPSCSHYGYTAIDRHGAVKGTALTAWRILRCNPWSLGGVDHVPPRKRPRWHETLRGAWRARKGGPSAAEPATDGNLPSSPAAETSSHAQGA
- the rnpA gene encoding ribonuclease P protein component; this translates as MLPTENRLRRREDFATAVRRGRRAGRPLLVVHLRSGATDPHAPGESAPPTRAGFVVSKAVGGAVVRNTVKRRLRHLMRDRIALLPPGSLVVVRALPGAGDADHAQLARDLDAALQRLLGGGAR
- the rpmH gene encoding 50S ribosomal protein L34, whose amino-acid sequence is MSKRTFQPNNRRRAKTHGFRLRMRTRAGRAILASRRSKGRARLSA